A single Pseudomonas sp. HN11 DNA region contains:
- a CDS encoding DUF2946 domain-containing protein — MKIARADRSLIAWMLYCSVLFNVFACSIGHGQMVGMQLNGLGGQFCTVDPRTQAPKPSNATEENLPTLSKAFGCPLCSTGGMGPALNSSLNVAVLPQPHAPPPAIVLAADILARFTWPTAHPRAPPAFA, encoded by the coding sequence ATGAAAATCGCCCGTGCCGACCGCTCGCTCATTGCCTGGATGCTCTATTGCAGCGTCCTGTTCAATGTATTCGCCTGCAGTATCGGTCATGGGCAGATGGTCGGGATGCAGCTCAATGGCCTCGGTGGTCAGTTTTGTACGGTGGACCCGCGCACCCAGGCGCCCAAGCCGTCCAACGCCACTGAAGAGAATCTGCCGACGCTGTCCAAGGCGTTTGGTTGCCCGCTGTGTTCCACCGGCGGCATGGGCCCGGCGCTGAATTCCAGCCTGAATGTGGCGGTATTGCCACAGCCCCATGCTCCCCCGCCAGCTATCGTCCTGGCTGCTGACATCCTTGCCCGCTTCACCTGGCCAACCGCTCATCCGCGCGCACCGCCTGCTTTCGCCTGA